The following are from one region of the Mustela lutreola isolate mMusLut2 chromosome 7, mMusLut2.pri, whole genome shotgun sequence genome:
- the LOC131835406 gene encoding disintegrin and metalloproteinase domain-containing protein 29-like, with translation MKALLLVLSLWAGLVPAQGSQGHPSWRYISSEVVIPRKEVHHGKGVQMPGWLSYSLHFGGKRHIIHMRHKKLFWSRHLLMMTQDDQGALQMDYPFIPPDCYYVGYLEEIPLSMVTVDTCYGGLEGIMKLDDLAYEIKPLSNSQRFEHIVSQIVADINATGPTYKVGYKQDMDTLFPQEIAIPGSRISNRIFSSHKSMIKGFAQSSNSVYRLYNNVTTCAKFLIDMVSLMDSIYKGLDIKFHLTAILIFDVRDPVNMNDYRLPSGPYHRFHETYLFRIINPSSSFVVVKEGPQDYQNEPAAFGLCSPRCLHMVGHLGRHYLLLAVITSQYCARSIGIPFDNPECSCQRRSSCIMYRYPVLTDSFSNCSFAHLQNILSINKHCLFDEEVIFFNTSLTHIRCGNSIVEEKEQCDCGSIKQCASNPCCGNNCKLETTFLCDKGLCCTNCTFSAVGTLCRPIRNICDLPEYCKGGSSECPDNFYMQDGTPCTEEGYCYRGNCTDRTMHCKEIFGANTVEGPGACYRINKKGHRFGHCKREFAARHFIRCGDQDVKCGRLQCTNVTHLPQLQEHVGFHQSKISGVWCWGLDTHRSTGTTDVGHVRPGTPCGHGKFCNNSACIGTIGEINYDCFPEKCHRRGICNNNRNCHCHVGWDPPFCELRGKGGSIDGGHPPRRMRSIRQSHESVIYLRVVFGRIYALIASFLIGVATNVRTIQTITVAEEIAHKASP, from the coding sequence ATGAAGGCACTCCTCTTGGTGCTTTCTCTCTGGGCAGGGCTGGTTCCTGCCCAGGGTTCTCAAGGCCATCCCTCGTGGCGCTACATCTCCTCTGAGGTGGTCATTCCCAGGAAGGAGGTACACCATGGCAAAGGTGTTCAGATGCCGGGATGGCTGTCCTACAGTCTGCATTTTGGGGGCAAGAGGCACATTATCCACATGCGGCACAAGAAACTGTTTTGGTCCAGACATCTGCTGATGATGACTCAGGACGACCAAGGAGCCTTGCAGATGGACTATCCCTTCATTCCTCCAGACTGTTACTACGTCGGCTACCTGGAGGAGATTCCTCTTTCCATGGTCACTGTGGACACATGCTATGGGGGTCTTGAGGGTATCATGAAGTTGGATGACCTTGCTTATGAAATCAAACCCCTCAGCAATTCCCAAAGGTTTGAGCACATTGTTTCTCAGATAGTGGCAGACATAAATGCGACGGGACCTACCTATAAAGTGGGATACAAGCAGGATATGGACACCTTGTTCCCTCAAGAAATTGCCATTCCAGGCTCCAGAATCAGTAACAGGATATTTTCTTCCCATAAATCCATGATCAAAGGATTTGCTCAAAGCTCCAATTCAGTATATCGTTTATATAATAATGTAACAACATGTGCAAAGTTTCTGATCGATATGGTTAGTTTAATGGACTCAATATATAAAGGCCTTGATATAAAATTCCATCTTACTGCAATCCTAATATTTGATGTAAGAGATCCAGTCAACATGAATGATTATAGATTGCCATCTGGTCCATACCACAGATTTCATGAGACTTACTTGTTCAGAATCATAAATCCAAGTTCATCCTTTGTTGTGGTTAAGGAAGGACCACAAGACTATCAAAATGAGCCTGCAGCCTTCGGTTTATGCTCTCCTCGATGCCTACATATGGTTGGTCACCTGGGAAGACATTATTTATTGTTAGCTGTGATAACTTCCCAATACTGTGCAAGATCCATTGGTATTCCTTTTGATAATCCTGAGTGCAGTTGCCAGAGGAGGTCCAGCTGCATCATGTACAGATATCCTGTATTGACAGATTCCTTTAGTAACTGTTCTTTTGCACACTTACAAAATATTCTGAGCATTAATAAGCATTGCCTATTCGATGAAGAAGTGATATTCTTTAACACAAGCCTGACACATATACGCTGTGGAAACTCTATAGTAGAAGAGAAGGAGCAGTGTGACTGTGGCTCCATCAAGCAGTGTGCCAGCAACCCCTGCTGTGGTAACAACTGCAAACTTGAAACTACATTTCTTTGTGATAAAGGACTATGCTGTACAAACTGCACCTTCTCTGCTGTTGGGACACTCTGTAGACCAATCCGAAATATATGTGACCTTCCAGAGTATTGCAAGGGGGGATCTTCTGAATGTCCTGATAATTTCTACATGCAAGATGGAACCCCCTGCACTGAAGAAGGCTACTGCTATCGTGGAAACTGCACTGACCGTACCATGCACTGCAAAGAAATATTTGGTGCAAACACTGTGGAAGGGCCAGGTGCCTGCTACCGAATTAATAAAAAAGGCCACCGATTTGGACACTGTAAAAGAGAGTTTGCAGCCAGACACTTTATTCGTTGTGGGGACCAAGATGTCAAGTGTGGAAGGCTGCAGTGTACCAATGTAACTCATCTCCCTCAATTGCAAGAACATGTGGGCTTCCATCAGTCTAAGATTTCAGGTGTCTGGTGTTGGGGATTGGACACACATCGCTCCACAGGAACAACTGATGTTGGTCATGTGAGACCTGGTACTCCCTGTGGTCATGGAAAGTTCTGTAATAATTCTGCCTGCATCGGTACTATAGGTGAAATAAATTATGACTGTTTCCCTGAGAAATGCCATCGCAGGGGAATTTGCAACAATAACAGGAACTGCCATTGCCATGTAGGCTGGGATCCACCATTCTGTGAATTGCGAGGTAAAGGAGGAAGTATAGACGGTGGACACCCTCCAAGAAGAATGCGGTCAATCAGACAAAGTCATGAATCGGTGATATATCTGAGAGTGGTCTTTGGTCGCATTTATGCTTTAATAGCTTCATTCCTTATAGGTGTCGCCACCAATGTAAGAACTATCCAGACAATTACAGTTGCAGAAGAGATAGCTCATAAAGCCAGTCCATAA